One window from the genome of Malacoplasma penetrans HF-2 encodes:
- the hpt gene encoding hypoxanthine phosphoribosyltransferase, with the protein MDHRVEKILLTTEEIQKGIIEAAKWVDKTYQNKELVLVGLLKGCLPFFGQMISHITIDCLVDFMTVSSFQGKTYGVTEPQISHNISENITNKHVLLVDEIIDSALTLKYVKEYLMNNFNPASVEIITLLDKPAGRKVDLKPAYRCFEIENKFVVGYGCDYEGKLRNLPYVGVFKQDK; encoded by the coding sequence ATGGATCACAGAGTTGAAAAAATTTTATTAACTACAGAAGAAATTCAAAAAGGTATTATAGAAGCTGCAAAATGAGTTGACAAAACTTATCAAAATAAAGAATTAGTATTAGTTGGTTTATTAAAAGGTTGTTTACCTTTTTTTGGTCAAATGATTAGTCATATTACAATAGATTGTTTAGTAGATTTTATGACTGTCAGTAGTTTTCAAGGAAAAACATATGGTGTTACAGAACCCCAAATTTCACATAACATTAGTGAAAATATTACTAACAAACATGTTTTATTAGTAGATGAAATTATAGATAGTGCTTTAACTTTAAAATATGTTAAAGAATATTTAATGAATAATTTTAACCCTGCATCTGTTGAAATTATTACATTACTAGACAAACCTGCTGGTAGAAAAGTAGATTTAAAACCTGCATATAGATGTTTTGAAATTGAAAACAAGTTTGTTGTTGGTTATGGATGTGATTATGAGGGAAAATTGAGAAATCTTCCTTATGTTGGTGTATTTAAACAAGATAAATAA
- a CDS encoding adenine phosphoribosyltransferase — protein sequence MGYEEIKNTIATIEDFPKKGISFKDITPLLLDHKKMNFIIDELAKFAKTIDFDIIVAPESRGFLFGLPLALNLKKPFVPIRKKGKLPREVISQEYELEYGKATIEVTKNDIPANSKVLIIDDLIATGGTTVAIQDLVTKLGSTVVGQAYLIELVGLCDYEKLQGKFFSMIKY from the coding sequence ATGGGTTATGAAGAAATAAAAAACACAATTGCAACAATAGAAGACTTTCCTAAAAAAGGGATAAGTTTTAAAGATATCACGCCTTTATTACTTGATCATAAGAAAATGAATTTTATTATTGATGAGTTAGCAAAGTTTGCAAAAACAATTGATTTTGACATTATTGTTGCTCCTGAATCTAGAGGTTTCTTATTTGGCTTACCATTAGCTTTAAATTTAAAAAAACCTTTTGTCCCAATTAGAAAAAAAGGAAAATTACCAAGAGAAGTAATCTCTCAAGAATATGAATTGGAATATGGTAAAGCAACTATTGAAGTTACTAAAAATGATATTCCTGCAAATTCAAAAGTATTAATTATTGATGATTTAATTGCAACTGGTGGAACTACAGTAGCTATTCAAGATTTAGTTACAAAACTTGGAAGCACTGTTGTTGGACAAGCATACTTAATTGAACTTGTTGGCTTATGTGATTATGAAAAATTACAAGGTAAGTTCTTCTCAATGATTAAATATTAA
- a CDS encoding ABC transporter ATP-binding protein codes for MLEKNNQVKQKISVSEKKKNKLLKKQNSKIHKEIKRLNKPHDGPIEKKNTEGYIFELTDVTKKFSNGYLVNDVLKGINLKIKQGKFVVILGKSGSGKTTLMNILSALTRATTGSVVVNNHELINMKNNDLTNFRRKYVGYIFQEYGLLATLNVYDNILTGFNLNKENRDKKEIDEIIKLVELEQHKNKFPSELSGGQQQRVSIARAVAKKPLIIFGDEPTGAVDSSMSKKILQILKSVNKKYKTTIVLITHDKEIAKIADQVIVIKNGLIEEIIENPNPLEP; via the coding sequence ATGTTAGAAAAAAACAATCAAGTAAAACAAAAAATATCTGTTAGTGAAAAAAAGAAAAATAAGTTATTAAAAAAACAAAATAGCAAAATTCATAAAGAAATAAAAAGATTAAACAAACCTCATGATGGTCCAATTGAAAAAAAGAACACTGAAGGTTATATTTTTGAGTTAACAGATGTTACTAAAAAATTTAGTAATGGTTATTTAGTAAATGATGTTTTAAAAGGAATTAATCTAAAAATTAAACAAGGTAAATTTGTTGTAATTTTAGGTAAATCAGGAAGTGGAAAAACCACATTAATGAATATATTGTCAGCACTTACAAGAGCTACAACTGGTTCAGTAGTTGTAAATAATCATGAACTAATTAATATGAAAAATAATGATTTAACTAACTTTAGAAGAAAGTATGTTGGATACATTTTTCAAGAATATGGATTATTAGCAACTTTAAATGTTTATGACAATATACTAACTGGGTTTAACTTAAATAAAGAAAACAGAGATAAAAAAGAGATTGATGAAATTATTAAATTAGTTGAATTAGAACAACATAAAAATAAATTTCCATCTGAACTTTCAGGGGGACAACAACAAAGAGTTTCTATTGCAAGAGCAGTTGCAAAAAAGCCTTTAATTATATTTGGTGATGAACCAACTGGAGCAGTTGATTCATCTATGAGTAAAAAGATTTTACAAATTCTTAAAAGTGTTAATAAAAAATATAAGACAACTATTGTTCTAATTACCCATGATAAAGAGATTGCTAAAATTGCAGATCAAGTAATTGTAATTAAAAATGGTTTAATTGAAGAGATTATAGAAAATCCCAATCCTTTAGAACCATAG
- a CDS encoding 2-C-methyl-D-erythritol 2,4-cyclodiphosphate synthase, translated as MKYKIGNGIDIHKIKKEKCKQRLAGLDFELDYKIIAHSDGDIILHSISSAILGALSLQDLGTYFSDTDSKNKNLDSLEILSMCLNELKKQDYSISNVDITIICEYIIFKDIKDQIKSNLEKLLNNTEISLKATRYEEDKNMIQVNTVLLINK; from the coding sequence ATGAAGTACAAAATTGGCAATGGAATAGATATCCATAAAATTAAAAAAGAAAAATGTAAACAAAGACTAGCAGGATTAGATTTTGAATTAGATTACAAAATTATAGCTCATTCAGATGGTGATATTATTTTACACTCTATTTCTTCTGCAATTTTAGGGGCTTTGTCTTTACAGGATTTAGGTACTTATTTTTCAGATACTGATTCTAAAAATAAAAATTTAGATTCATTAGAGATTTTAAGCATGTGCTTAAATGAATTAAAAAAACAAGACTATAGTATTTCAAATGTAGATATCACTATTATCTGTGAATATATTATTTTTAAAGACATAAAAGATCAAATTAAATCAAATTTAGAAAAGCTATTAAACAACACTGAAATAAGTTTAAAAGCAACAAGATATGAAGAAGATAAAAATATGATTCAAGTTAATACAGTTTTATTAATTAATAAATAA
- the ftsH gene encoding ATP-dependent zinc metalloprotease FtsH has protein sequence MEFNKLELLIIRALKLNTNSNKKNSFYNKFLNLRNKVLNIQKNSLDQPSDAPSNNKKRNLDQPDNPNQKEPGKARKIIWSFIIIILVLGVLALIILSGFSFSATSLNAASFTENGTSSFKITTNTNQTRTIGGAPSTIYQRDSTLYVIYIENSFSGYYYSAIITDISVSNNTASVGNGSNTTGGSTSNLQKGLQIANLLVDGSGNVYKNKDNNGSTTSGTTTFSLNSNLTSAMKLQGWSSNQSMSLPTSYSFYTAASLVLSILPFILLIGIIYYSMRKMGQAGGGQDNVFSIGKSQAKLAKSTVLFSDVAGIEEEKEELIEIVDYLKRPDRYAAMGARVPKGVILYGPPGTGKTLLAKAVAGEAKVPFFQVSGSAFEDMLVGVGAKRVRDLFNKAVKSAPAIIFIDEIDSVGSKRGKFETTAGSLADQTLNQLLAEMDGFNTKTGVIVMAATNRLDVLDDALLRPGRFDRHIQVNLPDIKERVAILKIHSRNKNISETVDLEDIARRTPGFSGAQLENVLNEATLLAVRRNKKSIYTEELDEAIDRVIAGPAKKTRVISLEEKRQIAFHEAGHAIVGMYTKGSEVVEKITIIPRGQAAGYTLSVPEIQELSIQKKSDLLGMVAGLLGGRASEEINFGKEFISTGAANDLYKATNIVRAMVTQFGMSPNVGLAQYYPSEGTVNPYQSKNFSESTSQLIDKEIERIFKERYEYAYKIIKEHNKEVELIVESLLLLETIVKPQIDFIHKYKQLPKEALEKKKELEEKKKAEDLIRKAKKESEASSKEEKEMDVEKKVQKPSASSTEPTSKPKKAPSKESSSDKKK, from the coding sequence ATGGAATTTAACAAATTAGAGTTATTAATAATCAGAGCATTAAAACTAAACACAAACAGTAATAAAAAAAACAGTTTCTATAATAAATTTTTGAATTTAAGAAACAAAGTTTTAAATATTCAGAAAAATTCATTAGACCAACCATCTGATGCACCTTCTAATAATAAAAAAAGAAATTTAGATCAACCTGATAACCCTAATCAAAAAGAACCAGGTAAAGCTAGAAAAATTATCTGATCTTTTATAATTATTATTCTAGTATTAGGAGTTTTAGCTCTTATTATTTTAAGTGGTTTCTCTTTCTCTGCTACTAGCTTAAATGCTGCTAGTTTTACTGAAAATGGCACTTCTTCTTTTAAAATTACAACTAATACTAATCAAACTAGAACAATAGGTGGAGCACCATCTACTATCTATCAACGTGATAGTACTTTATATGTAATTTATATTGAAAACTCTTTTAGTGGATACTACTATTCAGCAATTATTACTGATATTAGTGTTAGCAATAACACTGCTTCAGTTGGAAATGGTTCAAATACAACTGGTGGATCTACAAGCAATCTTCAAAAAGGTTTACAAATTGCAAACCTATTAGTTGATGGCAGTGGTAATGTTTATAAAAATAAAGATAACAACGGAAGTACAACTAGTGGCACAACAACTTTTTCTCTAAATAGCAATTTAACATCTGCTATGAAATTACAAGGTTGAAGTTCTAATCAATCTATGTCTCTTCCTACAAGTTACAGTTTCTATACTGCAGCTTCATTAGTTCTATCTATCTTACCATTCATTCTTCTAATAGGAATTATTTACTATTCAATGAGAAAAATGGGTCAAGCTGGTGGTGGACAAGACAATGTATTCTCAATTGGTAAATCTCAAGCTAAACTTGCAAAATCTACTGTTTTATTCTCTGATGTTGCAGGTATAGAAGAAGAAAAAGAAGAATTAATTGAAATTGTTGACTACTTAAAAAGACCAGACAGATATGCAGCAATGGGTGCAAGAGTTCCTAAAGGGGTTATTTTATATGGACCACCAGGAACAGGTAAAACTTTACTTGCAAAAGCAGTTGCTGGAGAAGCAAAAGTTCCATTCTTCCAAGTTTCAGGTTCAGCATTTGAAGACATGTTAGTAGGGGTAGGTGCTAAGAGAGTAAGAGATTTATTTAATAAAGCTGTTAAATCTGCTCCTGCAATTATCTTTATTGATGAAATTGATTCAGTTGGTTCAAAAAGAGGAAAATTTGAAACAACTGCAGGTTCATTAGCTGACCAAACATTAAACCAATTATTAGCTGAAATGGATGGATTCAACACTAAAACTGGTGTTATAGTAATGGCTGCAACCAACAGGCTTGATGTATTAGATGATGCATTGTTACGTCCAGGTAGATTTGATAGACACATTCAAGTAAACTTACCAGATATTAAAGAAAGAGTTGCAATCTTAAAAATCCACTCTAGAAATAAAAATATTTCTGAAACTGTAGATCTTGAAGATATTGCTAGAAGAACACCTGGTTTTTCTGGTGCACAACTAGAAAATGTTTTAAATGAAGCTACACTATTAGCAGTTAGAAGAAATAAAAAATCTATTTATACTGAAGAATTAGATGAAGCAATTGATAGAGTAATTGCTGGTCCTGCTAAGAAAACTAGGGTAATTTCACTTGAAGAAAAAAGACAAATTGCATTCCACGAAGCTGGTCATGCTATTGTTGGTATGTATACTAAAGGTTCTGAAGTGGTTGAAAAAATTACTATTATTCCAAGAGGGCAAGCAGCAGGTTACACTCTTTCTGTTCCAGAAATCCAAGAATTATCTATTCAAAAGAAATCTGATCTATTAGGAATGGTTGCAGGGTTACTTGGTGGTAGAGCTTCTGAAGAAATTAATTTTGGTAAAGAATTTATTTCAACAGGTGCAGCAAATGACTTATACAAAGCAACTAACATTGTTAGAGCAATGGTAACTCAATTTGGGATGTCTCCAAATGTTGGTTTAGCACAATACTACCCTTCTGAAGGAACAGTAAACCCATATCAATCTAAAAACTTCTCAGAAAGCACTTCTCAACTAATTGATAAGGAAATTGAAAGAATCTTTAAAGAAAGATATGAATATGCTTACAAGATTATTAAAGAACATAACAAAGAAGTTGAATTAATTGTTGAATCTTTATTATTACTTGAAACTATTGTTAAACCTCAAATTGACTTTATCCACAAATACAAACAATTGCCTAAAGAAGCTTTAGAAAAGAAAAAAGAATTAGAAGAAAAGAAAAAAGCTGAAGATTTAATTAGAAAAGCTAAAAAAGAATCAGAAGCTTCTAGTAAAGAAGAAAAAGAAATGGATGTAGAAAAAAAGGTTCAAAAACCTTCTGCTTCATCAACTGAACCTACATCTAAACCAAAAAAAGCACCTTCTAAAGAATCTTCTTCAGACAAGAAAAAATAA
- a CDS encoding preprotein translocase subunit SecD, translated as MAFEKIKNGFNNFFGSVKLGFYNFFKSFNFASRSKGSKVFKSLFFFFLCAGSIVGVVFGLINLGENNRSQGLFGNTYNSSYRLDVSSATSESQAKDLASKAAEKFSNYLSYNNVKTNNINYEVKSGSNNGYEAYLYVSYSNVSLYYDDNFKNSSTGGYYEIDPNIYGINNARSNTVSAYYFNPQGTTPQDVFTFNNTRSGSGTNSRRSQVFTTSDFDYSSATIDTRKSGENSDNLNNYGINLKLTGSSYEYLNDAGLDASNSLSFASQSSSSSDDAGSTATANSDLQWIVVKDIDQLVNLLNYAKWVVLNYNNYRGNTSVSGGTQTKWMVYYDYLNSTNSSLVTWAEKAVNWTTNKTTVSAITPEYLIAAYEYALDHLNSSVKSTISNSSNFPEIQYDGDSSLIEVMKNYVIGVVSKVNYKQWFPSVTSTTTGLSGVSVTNFSIQPSAYQSSSYTSTASSDSSTSTSSLTVNTQATGDVSTAADTTTTTTTTGTTTRESLRSSYISSFKNLAFPTTFYSATPTSRNSSGWITSSNLPTMNLSYEVSNGTTSSNNNQITDSNNSLVNSNRNTTNYFGLNSWVSSPLIEQSIIDKISTYNSVFLASGVILLLVAIIVSVWYRIPGVMAAFAIIISFGFSISLLAVFQIDISISSILGLFIGVISSVMAASITMERMRRLVLQKNSVFDSIHIAIKKSMLTIIDLNITLIILGLSMFFIAKGELTDMGITMLLSSVFSLVVSFIFFLLPLYTYSGFKFSWSFKRNIWHINTNFKHKIHFSSKGWWIVWGVLIGVVVLSGIIFAVVGPNNSVYKNGSFVSMTVLGHTNSSVVDTNALFNAIKNALGSSWNLTFKNTSDYLSAVTGSNLQAQGYYYVVIQGYSQNSYSLETVQNLVRNALNGFYSSTTNSSSLINGIVNNVTLSSVSPAVLNTLVLRAVYALLAGYGFLAIYYAIRLNILTVLPVLLTSMLSTSVVVGVSYLVQFEINNLFVYVIAMSGIMSALFSCLYVSVTKTRFVKRRIFDGEKIQNFILNNLCSLYNVVYVTLIANVVIFALLAGLISPTIILLFINILIANAVAIPLGFFLIAHLYYYVILIRQKYVRTIVDNFDNRIRNEFKETDEQLIIGINKFY; from the coding sequence ATGGCATTTGAAAAAATTAAAAATGGTTTTAATAATTTTTTTGGAAGTGTTAAATTAGGTTTTTATAATTTTTTTAAAAGCTTTAATTTTGCTTCAAGGTCTAAGGGATCTAAGGTTTTCAAAAGCCTTTTTTTCTTTTTTTTATGTGCAGGTTCAATAGTAGGTGTAGTATTTGGATTAATTAACCTAGGAGAAAATAACAGAAGCCAAGGTTTATTCGGGAACACCTATAATAGTTCATATAGATTAGATGTATCTAGTGCTACTAGTGAGTCACAAGCAAAAGATTTAGCTAGCAAGGCAGCAGAAAAATTTTCTAACTACCTTTCTTATAACAATGTAAAAACAAATAATATTAACTATGAAGTAAAATCAGGAAGCAATAATGGATATGAAGCATACTTGTATGTTTCATATTCTAATGTAAGCTTGTATTATGATGACAATTTCAAAAACTCTTCAACTGGAGGGTATTATGAAATAGATCCAAATATTTATGGAATTAATAATGCTAGAAGCAATACAGTTTCAGCATATTACTTTAATCCTCAAGGTACTACACCACAAGATGTTTTTACTTTTAACAATACAAGATCAGGTTCAGGAACTAATTCAAGACGTTCACAAGTTTTTACAACTTCTGATTTTGATTATTCTTCAGCAACTATTGATACTAGAAAAAGTGGAGAGAATTCAGACAACTTAAATAACTATGGTATTAATTTAAAATTAACTGGAAGTTCATATGAATATTTAAATGATGCAGGGTTAGATGCTAGCAATAGTTTAAGTTTTGCTTCTCAATCTTCAAGTTCAAGTGATGATGCAGGTAGCACTGCAACTGCTAATAGTGACTTACAATGAATTGTTGTAAAAGACATTGATCAATTAGTTAACTTATTAAACTATGCTAAATGAGTAGTTTTAAATTACAACAACTATAGAGGTAACACTAGTGTATCTGGCGGTACTCAAACTAAGTGAATGGTTTACTATGATTATTTGAATTCAACAAATTCAAGTTTAGTAACATGAGCTGAAAAAGCAGTTAACTGAACTACTAATAAAACTACTGTTTCAGCTATCACTCCTGAGTATTTAATTGCAGCTTATGAGTATGCTTTAGATCATTTAAATAGCAGTGTCAAAAGTACAATTAGCAACTCTTCTAACTTCCCAGAAATTCAATATGATGGAGATTCTTCACTTATTGAAGTAATGAAGAATTATGTAATTGGTGTAGTTTCAAAAGTAAATTACAAACAATGATTCCCAAGTGTTACTTCAACAACTACTGGGTTGTCTGGAGTTTCAGTTACTAATTTTTCTATCCAACCAAGTGCATACCAATCTTCTTCTTATACTAGTACAGCATCAAGTGATAGTTCTACTAGCACTAGTTCTTTAACAGTTAATACTCAAGCAACAGGTGATGTATCAACTGCAGCTGATACTACTACAACTACTACAACAACTGGTACAACAACAAGAGAATCATTAAGATCAAGCTATATTTCAAGTTTTAAAAATTTAGCTTTCCCAACAACTTTTTATTCTGCAACTCCAACAAGTAGAAATTCTAGTGGTTGAATAACAAGTAGTAATTTACCTACAATGAATTTAAGTTATGAAGTTAGTAATGGAACTACTTCATCAAATAATAATCAAATTACTGATTCAAATAATTCATTAGTAAATAGTAATAGAAACACAACAAATTACTTTGGTTTAAACTCTTGGGTTTCAAGTCCTTTAATTGAACAAAGTATTATTGATAAAATATCTACTTATAACTCTGTGTTTTTAGCATCTGGAGTAATCTTATTATTAGTAGCTATTATAGTTTCAGTATGGTATAGAATACCAGGGGTCATGGCTGCCTTTGCAATTATTATTTCATTTGGTTTTTCAATATCATTATTGGCTGTATTCCAAATAGATATTTCCATTTCTTCAATATTAGGTTTATTTATTGGTGTTATATCTTCTGTAATGGCTGCATCTATTACAATGGAGCGGATGAGAAGACTGGTGTTACAAAAGAATTCAGTTTTTGACTCAATTCATATAGCAATTAAAAAATCAATGCTTACAATCATTGATTTAAATATCACTTTAATAATCTTAGGATTATCAATGTTCTTTATTGCTAAAGGTGAATTAACTGATATGGGAATTACAATGCTATTAAGCAGTGTCTTCTCTTTAGTTGTTTCATTTATATTCTTCTTACTACCTTTATATACATACAGTGGATTTAAATTTAGTTGAAGCTTTAAAAGAAATATTTGACACATAAACACTAACTTTAAACATAAAATTCATTTCAGTAGTAAAGGATGATGAATTGTTTGAGGTGTATTAATTGGTGTTGTTGTTCTTTCTGGAATTATCTTTGCAGTTGTAGGACCAAACAATTCAGTTTACAAAAATGGATCTTTTGTTTCAATGACAGTTTTAGGCCACACAAACAGCAGTGTTGTTGATACTAATGCATTATTTAATGCTATTAAAAATGCTTTGGGATCTAGTTGAAATTTAACTTTTAAAAATACTTCAGATTATTTATCTGCAGTTACAGGTTCTAATTTACAAGCACAAGGATACTACTATGTAGTTATTCAAGGATATAGTCAAAATTCTTATAGTCTTGAAACTGTACAAAACTTAGTAAGAAATGCTTTAAATGGATTCTATTCATCTACAACTAACTCAAGTAGTTTAATAAATGGTATAGTAAATAATGTTACTCTATCTTCAGTTAGTCCAGCTGTTTTAAATACTCTTGTATTAAGAGCAGTATATGCATTGTTAGCAGGATATGGATTCTTAGCAATCTATTATGCAATTAGATTAAACATTCTAACAGTATTGCCTGTTTTATTAACAAGTATGTTATCAACTTCTGTGGTAGTGGGAGTAAGTTACTTAGTTCAATTCGAAATTAACAACTTATTTGTCTATGTTATAGCAATGTCTGGTATTATGTCAGCTTTATTTAGTTGTTTATATGTATCAGTTACTAAAACGAGATTTGTTAAAAGAAGAATCTTTGATGGAGAAAAAATTCAAAACTTCATTTTAAATAACTTATGTAGTTTATATAATGTAGTTTATGTGACATTAATTGCTAATGTAGTTATTTTTGCATTACTTGCTGGATTAATTTCACCAACGATAATATTGTTATTTATTAATATATTGATAGCAAATGCTGTTGCTATTCCATTAGGATTTTTCTTAATTGCTCACCTATACTATTATGTAATTTTAATTAGACAAAAATATGTTAGAACTATTGTGGACAATTTTGATAACAGAATTAGAAATGAATTCAAAGAAACTGATGAGCAGTTAATTATAGGAATTAATAAGTTTTACTAG